A region from the Flavobacterium enshiense genome encodes:
- a CDS encoding thymidine kinase: MFLENTVNHKEQFGWIEVICGSMFSGKTEELIRRLKRAQFAKQRVEIFKPTIDTRYHDEMVVSHDATEIRSTPVPAATNIRLLADGCDVIGIDEAQFFDDEIVTVCNDLANSGVRVIVAGLDMDFKGNPFGPMPALMATAEYVTKVHAVCTRTGNLAHFSFRKAHNNNLLLLGETDEYEPLSRAAYFNAMKEAQENETVYTDTTKTQE, encoded by the coding sequence ATGTTTCTCGAAAATACAGTAAATCACAAAGAACAATTCGGATGGATCGAAGTCATCTGCGGTTCAATGTTTTCCGGCAAAACCGAAGAACTAATCCGTCGTTTGAAAAGAGCACAATTTGCCAAGCAGAGGGTTGAAATTTTCAAGCCAACGATAGACACCCGTTATCACGATGAAATGGTGGTTTCTCATGATGCCACGGAAATCCGCTCTACACCTGTTCCGGCCGCTACCAACATCCGCCTTCTTGCCGATGGTTGCGATGTGATTGGTATTGATGAAGCCCAGTTTTTTGATGATGAGATCGTTACGGTCTGTAATGATTTGGCCAATTCCGGAGTTCGGGTTATCGTAGCAGGTTTAGACATGGATTTCAAAGGCAACCCGTTTGGCCCTATGCCTGCCCTTATGGCCACTGCCGAATACGTGACCAAAGTACACGCTGTATGTACCCGTACTGGAAACCTGGCTCACTTCAGTTTCAGAAAAGCACACAACAACAACCTGTTATTGTTAGGCGAAACCGATGAATACGAACCCCTGAGCCGAGCTGCTTATTTCAACGCGATGAAAGAAGCGCAGGAAAATGAAACAGTCTATACCGATACAACAAAAACGCAAGAATAA
- a CDS encoding aspartate-semialdehyde dehydrogenase, with amino-acid sequence MRVAVVGATGMVGEVMLQVLAERNFPITELIPVASERSVGKEIEFKGSKYKVVGMQTAVDMKADIAVFSAGGDTSKEWAPKFAAAGTTVIDNSSAWRMDPTKKLVVPEINANILTKDDKIIANPNCSTIQMVMALAPLHKKYDIKRIVVSTYQSITGTGVKAVQQLENEYAGIKGDMAYPYPIHRNAIPQCDVFEDNGYTKEEMKLVRETQKILEDNTIAVTATAIRIPVVGGHSEAVNVQFENDFDTNEVRSILHNTSGVTVQDNLDTKTYPMPIYAQGKDDVFVGRIRRDESQPNTLNMWIVADNLRKGAATNAVQIAEYLVENELV; translated from the coding sequence ATGAGAGTAGCCGTTGTAGGTGCCACCGGAATGGTTGGCGAAGTAATGCTTCAGGTTTTGGCGGAAAGAAATTTCCCGATTACAGAATTAATTCCCGTAGCTTCAGAAAGATCTGTAGGTAAGGAAATTGAATTCAAAGGCTCTAAATATAAGGTGGTTGGAATGCAAACTGCTGTAGACATGAAGGCAGATATTGCTGTATTTTCTGCTGGCGGTGACACTTCTAAAGAGTGGGCTCCGAAATTTGCTGCAGCCGGTACGACGGTTATCGACAACTCTTCTGCTTGGAGAATGGATCCAACTAAAAAATTAGTTGTTCCTGAAATCAACGCTAACATTTTAACTAAAGACGATAAAATCATTGCCAATCCAAACTGTTCGACTATTCAGATGGTTATGGCTTTGGCTCCGTTACATAAAAAATACGATATCAAACGAATTGTGGTTTCTACTTACCAGTCCATCACAGGAACAGGTGTAAAAGCAGTTCAGCAATTGGAAAATGAATATGCCGGAATCAAAGGAGACATGGCGTATCCTTACCCAATCCACCGTAACGCAATTCCACAGTGTGACGTTTTCGAAGATAACGGATACACTAAAGAGGAAATGAAATTGGTTCGCGAAACGCAAAAAATCCTTGAAGATAACACTATCGCTGTTACAGCAACTGCAATCCGAATCCCGGTTGTGGGTGGACACAGTGAGGCAGTGAACGTTCAGTTTGAAAACGATTTCGACACTAATGAAGTTCGTTCTATCTTACACAACACATCAGGTGTTACCGTTCAGGATAACTTAGACACTAAAACATACCCGATGCCAATCTACGCTCAAGGTAAAGACGATGTTTTTGTTGGAAGAATCCGTCGTGATGAAAGCCAGCCAAACACATTAAACATGTGGATTGTTGCCGACAACTTAAGAAAAGGCGCTGCAACTAATGCGGTTCAGATTGCTGAATATCTTGTAGAAAACGAATTGGTATAA
- the mscL gene encoding large conductance mechanosensitive channel protein MscL, translating to MGFISEFKEFAMRGNLVDMAIAFVMGGAFGKVVTAFVEKMFAPIVGTIMGGIDLNDKKIILKEGIAEVKDAAGTVVTTAVPELAIQWGAFITALIDFIIVAFAMFLVIKAMNKLKKPAPAPAPTGPTQEELLGEIRDLLKK from the coding sequence ATGGGATTTATTTCGGAATTTAAGGAGTTTGCCATGAGAGGCAATTTGGTTGACATGGCCATCGCATTTGTCATGGGAGGCGCTTTTGGCAAAGTAGTTACGGCTTTCGTTGAAAAAATGTTTGCTCCAATTGTCGGAACCATTATGGGCGGCATCGACCTTAACGATAAAAAAATTATACTAAAAGAAGGCATTGCCGAAGTTAAAGATGCGGCAGGAACGGTAGTAACCACAGCGGTACCTGAGCTAGCCATTCAGTGGGGAGCCTTTATTACTGCCCTGATTGATTTTATCATCGTTGCTTTTGCTATGTTTTTGGTCATCAAAGCCATGAACAAATTGAAAAAACCGGCTCCGGCTCCGGCTCCGACAGGTCCAACCCAAGAGGAATTATTAGGAGAAATCCGTGATTTGCTTAAAAAATAA
- a CDS encoding bifunctional UDP-N-acetylmuramoyl-tripeptide:D-alanyl-D-alanine ligase/alanine racemase, with product MSLSLHNIIPVIHAKWLGVDETCLIDNVSIDSRSLQNNNATLFFALVGQNHDGHQYIPELIEAGVQYFVVDHVPEKLTSRANFLVVENTLVALQQFATYYRKQFQFPIIGITGSNGKTIVKEWLNFLLSPEYNVIRSPKSYNSQVGVPLSVIGINERHNLGIFEAGISMIGEMEKLEKIIQPTLGVLTNIGSAHNEGFASEEEKITEKLKLFQHTEVVILQKNKKNEALLPPSVKTFSWSYTDTSADVLISEKGNSNLEILWKGEQFLVEIPFHDKASEENAITCLMTLLHFGYDQKTIQERIALLYPVEMRLQVKNGINNCTIIDDSYSSDYQSLKIALDFLEQHKTHKKKTVILSDIFQSGFPVEELYAKVSKLLTHNKIDTVIGIGEGIGSHLKDYPNFISFATTQDFLLQFNSSHFANETILIKGARSFQFEEIVVVLEEKTHETVLEINLNAISHNLNFYKSKLKPTTKMMVMVKAFGYGSGSFEIAKLLAHHKVDYLGVAFADEGIALRNSGITMPIIVMNPENSAFAAMVAYNLEPEIYSVSVLKKFILLAQQKNLSNYPIHLKLDTGMHRLGFEEKDLDELVGLLKNNNFVLVKSIFSHFSASDDLQYKDFTLFQIRTFDSMSQKIMSELSISPIRHILNTSGIYNFSEYQFDMVRLGIGLYGVGNDSEEMKHLENIGTLKTIILQIKDVAVGESVGYSRKFMATKPTRTATIPIGYADGIPRSWGNEKGYVIVNRQKARIVGNICMDMLMIDVTDIDCREGDTAIVFGKSPRVTELAEVVGTIPYEILTSISHRVKRVFYKE from the coding sequence TTGAGTTTATCACTTCACAATATCATCCCGGTCATTCACGCCAAATGGTTAGGGGTTGACGAAACCTGCCTGATTGACAATGTTTCCATAGACAGCCGTTCGCTGCAAAACAACAACGCTACCCTATTTTTTGCATTGGTGGGACAAAATCATGATGGCCACCAATACATCCCGGAGCTTATCGAGGCCGGTGTTCAATATTTTGTTGTGGACCATGTTCCTGAAAAGTTGACCTCCAGAGCCAATTTCCTTGTGGTGGAAAACACACTGGTGGCACTACAGCAATTTGCAACATATTACCGAAAACAATTCCAATTCCCCATTATAGGGATAACAGGAAGCAACGGAAAGACCATCGTAAAAGAATGGCTGAATTTCCTGTTGAGTCCCGAATACAACGTTATCCGAAGCCCGAAAAGTTATAACTCACAGGTGGGTGTACCGCTTTCCGTTATCGGGATTAACGAGCGTCACAACCTTGGTATTTTCGAAGCTGGGATTTCAATGATTGGCGAGATGGAAAAACTGGAGAAGATAATTCAGCCCACCCTTGGGGTTCTAACCAATATAGGCTCGGCACACAACGAAGGTTTTGCTTCGGAAGAGGAAAAAATCACCGAAAAACTAAAATTATTTCAGCATACCGAAGTTGTAATCCTCCAAAAAAACAAAAAAAACGAAGCACTATTACCTCCTTCCGTTAAAACATTTTCCTGGAGTTATACTGACACTTCTGCCGATGTTTTGATTTCAGAAAAAGGAAATTCCAATTTGGAAATCCTTTGGAAAGGAGAGCAATTCCTTGTCGAAATTCCGTTTCACGACAAAGCATCCGAAGAAAACGCGATTACCTGTCTGATGACATTGCTTCACTTCGGCTATGATCAAAAAACGATACAGGAACGCATCGCCCTTCTGTATCCGGTGGAAATGCGTCTGCAGGTAAAAAACGGCATCAACAACTGTACAATTATCGATGACAGTTACAGTTCCGATTACCAGTCACTGAAAATCGCATTGGATTTTCTGGAACAACACAAAACACATAAAAAGAAAACGGTCATACTTTCGGATATTTTCCAAAGCGGATTCCCCGTGGAAGAACTCTATGCAAAAGTTTCCAAATTATTGACTCACAATAAAATTGACACCGTAATAGGAATTGGCGAAGGCATCGGATCGCACTTAAAAGACTATCCGAATTTCATTTCATTTGCCACAACTCAGGATTTCCTGTTGCAGTTCAACAGTTCGCATTTTGCAAACGAAACAATCCTGATTAAGGGAGCCCGCAGTTTTCAGTTTGAAGAAATCGTCGTGGTGCTCGAAGAAAAAACACACGAGACCGTTTTGGAAATCAATCTCAACGCCATCAGTCACAACCTGAATTTCTATAAATCAAAACTGAAACCCACCACTAAAATGATGGTCATGGTCAAGGCGTTTGGCTATGGCAGCGGCAGTTTTGAAATCGCAAAATTACTGGCACATCACAAGGTTGACTATTTAGGTGTGGCTTTCGCCGATGAAGGAATTGCTCTCCGCAACTCGGGAATCACCATGCCAATCATCGTAATGAACCCTGAAAACAGTGCCTTTGCCGCCATGGTTGCTTATAATCTGGAACCGGAAATTTATTCGGTTTCCGTTTTAAAGAAGTTTATCCTTTTGGCCCAACAAAAAAACCTTTCCAATTATCCGATTCATTTAAAACTGGATACCGGAATGCACCGTTTGGGTTTTGAGGAAAAAGATTTGGACGAACTCGTTGGCTTGTTGAAAAACAACAACTTCGTTTTAGTCAAAAGCATTTTTTCGCATTTTTCAGCAAGTGATGATTTACAGTATAAAGATTTCACCTTGTTTCAAATACGCACATTTGATTCAATGTCACAAAAAATAATGTCGGAATTAAGCATAAGCCCAATTCGTCATATTTTGAACACTTCCGGAATTTATAATTTTTCTGAATATCAATTTGACATGGTACGCTTGGGCATTGGATTGTATGGGGTTGGCAACGATTCGGAAGAAATGAAACACTTAGAAAATATCGGCACACTAAAGACCATTATTCTTCAGATAAAAGATGTTGCCGTAGGAGAAAGTGTTGGATACAGCAGGAAATTCATGGCTACGAAACCTACCCGAACCGCTACAATCCCTATTGGTTATGCAGATGGAATTCCGAGAAGCTGGGGTAATGAAAAAGGTTATGTTATAGTCAATCGCCAAAAAGCCAGAATCGTGGGTAACATTTGCATGGACATGTTGATGATTGATGTTACCGACATCGACTGCAGGGAAGGCGACACGGCAATTGTCTTCGGAAAATCGCCCCGAGTAACCGAGTTGGCCGAAGTAGTGGGCACGATTCCGTATGAAATCCTGACCAGTATTTCGCACCGTGTGAAACGCGTTTTTTATAAGGAATAA
- the rsmI gene encoding 16S rRNA (cytidine(1402)-2'-O)-methyltransferase — translation MGKLYLVPTPIGNLDDMTFRAIKVLKEVDLILAEDTRNSGKLLKHFEIATHMQSHHMHNEHKTVENIVKRLQTGENIALISDAGTPAISDPGFLLTRACVENGVEVECLPGATAFVPALVNSGLPNDKFVFEGFLPDKKGRQTRYLALAEETRTMILYVSPHKLVKTLAEFVQYFGGDRPVSVSRELSKLHEETVRGTAEEVLKHFEAKPPKGEIVVVVGGKTNK, via the coding sequence ATGGGAAAATTGTATTTAGTACCAACGCCCATTGGGAATCTGGATGATATGACTTTCAGAGCTATTAAGGTTTTGAAGGAAGTCGATTTAATTTTGGCCGAAGACACGCGCAACAGCGGAAAACTGCTCAAACATTTCGAGATTGCCACGCATATGCAGAGCCATCACATGCATAACGAGCACAAAACGGTGGAAAACATCGTGAAGCGTTTGCAAACAGGAGAAAACATCGCCTTAATTTCCGATGCGGGGACACCGGCCATTTCCGATCCCGGATTTTTGCTGACAAGAGCCTGCGTTGAAAACGGTGTTGAGGTGGAATGCCTTCCCGGAGCCACGGCTTTTGTGCCGGCTTTGGTGAACAGCGGTTTGCCGAACGATAAATTCGTTTTCGAAGGTTTTCTTCCCGATAAAAAAGGCCGTCAAACTCGTTATTTGGCTTTAGCCGAAGAAACCCGCACGATGATTCTCTATGTATCTCCTCATAAACTGGTGAAGACGTTGGCCGAGTTTGTTCAGTATTTTGGTGGTGACAGACCGGTTTCCGTATCAAGGGAATTGTCGAAATTACATGAAGAAACCGTGCGCGGGACTGCGGAAGAAGTTCTGAAGCACTTTGAAGCCAAACCGCCTAAAGGTGAAATCGTGGTGGTTGTAGGCGGTAAAACAAACAAGTAA
- a CDS encoding TonB-dependent receptor, which yields MKSFFTALLLGFSVIAIGQNTLSGTISDHNSKAIESVTVSIPELHKETVSDSIGRYIFNDLPKGNFNISFSSIGYANKNVVVTINEKETLLNVMLEETSTHMDEMIVSTVFNKVQSQNVMKVEHQSVKQLQQKGATTLVEGLATIPGVSQISTGTSIGKPVIRGLSGNRVLVYSQGIRMENQQFGEEHGLGMSDAGVESVEVIKGPASLLYGSDALGGVLYFNPEKFAKTNSSSGNFNQKLFSNTQGSNTTLGLKTSSDNWKFLTRASYSTHADYEIPSGEKVTNTRFIEKDYKIGLGYSNIHYNSEFRYNYNNLNIGLPEEDITPEHFRTPLYPKQDIGNHMLSLHQKFFLKKTKLEADLGYTYNNRKELEAADETALYMKLKTASYNVKFYLPKFGNLETIVGVQGLHQINENNGEELLIPDATTNDIGVLLTSNYEWKSHTLQAGIRYDSRKIDSETHGTFGEEGYFEAVNKNFESFNASLGYKTKLLENLNLRANLATGFRAPNLAELTSNGVHEGSNRYEIGNPNLKNEQNLQADLNLEYGNAHFEFFANGFYNHINDYIFLSPTGTQIDGNDVYDYVQENSKLYGGEIGIHYHPHPLDWLHLVSSFESVTGKQENGDYLPLIPANKMSNTIRGEFDIQNWFKNGYALFNIDYFLKQNNISPFETETGDYALLNLGFGGNINIGKNKFDLSLNANNLLDKKYISHLSRLKTDGIPNIGRNIILGINFNF from the coding sequence ATGAAATCCTTTTTTACAGCCCTTTTACTGGGGTTTTCAGTCATTGCTATCGGACAGAACACACTCTCCGGAACCATTTCAGACCATAACAGTAAAGCCATTGAAAGCGTTACAGTTTCCATTCCGGAACTACACAAAGAAACTGTTTCCGACAGTATCGGAAGATACATTTTTAACGATTTACCCAAGGGAAATTTCAACATTTCTTTTTCGTCCATTGGCTATGCTAATAAAAACGTCGTGGTGACAATTAATGAGAAAGAAACTCTTTTAAACGTTATGCTGGAGGAAACATCAACCCACATGGACGAGATGATTGTTTCCACAGTATTTAACAAAGTACAGTCGCAAAACGTAATGAAAGTCGAACATCAGTCGGTTAAACAATTACAACAGAAAGGTGCGACCACTTTAGTCGAAGGTTTGGCAACCATTCCCGGAGTTTCTCAGATATCCACTGGAACTTCCATCGGAAAACCGGTAATCAGGGGTTTAAGCGGTAATCGTGTTTTGGTTTATTCACAAGGGATTCGCATGGAAAACCAGCAGTTCGGCGAAGAACACGGTTTAGGAATGAGTGATGCCGGCGTGGAAAGTGTTGAAGTCATTAAAGGCCCTGCTTCCCTGCTTTATGGTTCCGATGCCTTAGGTGGCGTATTGTATTTTAATCCAGAGAAATTTGCCAAAACCAATTCGTCCTCGGGAAATTTCAATCAGAAGCTGTTTTCCAACACCCAGGGAAGCAACACTACTTTAGGCCTGAAAACTTCTTCAGACAATTGGAAATTCCTCACCAGAGCAAGTTATTCCACACATGCCGATTATGAAATTCCGTCGGGCGAAAAAGTAACCAATACCCGTTTTATCGAAAAGGATTATAAAATCGGATTGGGGTATTCCAACATCCATTACAATTCGGAATTCCGATACAACTACAACAATTTAAACATCGGTTTACCCGAAGAAGACATTACACCGGAACATTTCCGAACGCCTTTGTATCCGAAACAGGACATCGGCAATCATATGCTAAGTCTGCACCAGAAATTTTTCCTAAAAAAAACGAAACTGGAAGCTGATTTGGGATACACCTACAACAACCGAAAGGAACTAGAAGCCGCCGATGAAACCGCGCTGTACATGAAACTGAAAACGGCAAGCTATAATGTAAAATTCTATCTGCCGAAATTCGGGAATCTGGAAACAATAGTAGGCGTTCAGGGACTTCATCAGATAAATGAAAACAATGGCGAAGAATTACTGATTCCAGATGCAACTACCAATGATATAGGTGTATTGCTCACTTCCAATTACGAATGGAAATCGCATACTTTACAGGCCGGAATCCGCTATGACAGCCGAAAGATCGATTCGGAAACCCACGGAACATTTGGTGAAGAAGGTTATTTTGAAGCCGTAAACAAAAACTTCGAGAGTTTTAATGCTTCATTGGGCTACAAAACAAAATTGCTTGAGAATCTAAACCTACGCGCCAATTTGGCTACCGGATTCCGTGCTCCCAATTTAGCGGAGCTGACGTCCAATGGTGTTCATGAGGGAAGTAACCGCTATGAAATCGGGAATCCGAATCTAAAAAACGAACAGAACCTGCAAGCCGATTTGAATTTGGAATATGGAAATGCCCATTTTGAGTTTTTTGCGAATGGTTTTTATAATCACATCAACGATTATATTTTTCTTTCTCCGACCGGAACTCAGATAGATGGTAACGATGTCTATGATTACGTTCAGGAAAACTCAAAATTATATGGCGGGGAAATCGGTATTCACTATCACCCACACCCGTTAGACTGGCTGCACTTAGTTAGCAGTTTTGAAAGCGTGACCGGCAAACAGGAAAACGGCGACTATTTACCCCTTATCCCGGCAAACAAAATGTCAAACACCATTCGTGGCGAATTTGACATTCAAAATTGGTTCAAAAACGGCTATGCTTTGTTCAACATCGATTATTTTCTGAAACAAAATAATATCAGTCCGTTTGAAACAGAAACAGGTGATTATGCGTTGTTAAACCTTGGATTTGGAGGAAACATCAACATCGGAAAAAACAAATTTGACCTTTCTCTGAACGCCAACAACCTGCTGGATAAAAAGTACATTTCCCATCTATCACGCCTAAAAACGGACGGAATTCCAAACATCGGAAGAAATATTATTTTGGGAATAAATTTTAACTTTTAA
- a CDS encoding prolyl oligopeptidase family serine peptidase, translating to MNAQAPKATGEIKYPETKKIEHTDTYFGTKVNDPYRWLEDDRSVETGAWVKAQNNLAYDYLKRIPYRDAVKARMEKLWNYEKISAPFKEGKYTYYYKNNGLQNQSVLYRKDTKGKEEIFLDPNTFSKDGTTSLGGLDFSKDGSKVAYAISEGGSDWRKVIIMDAISRKVLEDTIVDVKFSGVSWKGNEGFYYSSYDKPKGSELSAKTDQHKLYYHKLGTAQKEDKVIFGLDQKRRYVGGSVTEDDRYLVITAANSTYGNELYIKDLTKENSQIITILDNFNTSSYIIENEGSKLFIATDYKAPNKKIVTADISNPKPENWKDFIAETENVLTPSTGSGYFFANYMKDAVSMVKQYDYNGKLVREITLPGLGTAGGFGGKKEEKTLYYSFTNYITPGTIYSFEPKAGNSSVYEKPKVDFKGENYVSKQIFYTSKDGTKIPMIITYKKDLKLDGKNPTMLYGYGGFNVSLTPSFSIANVVWMENGGILAVPNLRGGGEYGKKWHDAGTKMQKQNVFDDFIAAAEYLIKEKYTSSDHLAIKGGSNGGLLVGATMTQRPDLMKVALPIVGVLDMLRYHTFTAGAGWAYDYGTSEESKEMFEYIKAYSPVHNVKKGTQYPATMVMTGDHDDRVVPAHSFKFAAELQDKQTGNNPTLIRIDINAGHGAGKSVAATIQENVDMQVFTLYNMGIMTLPNGKM from the coding sequence ATGAATGCACAAGCTCCCAAAGCCACCGGAGAGATCAAATATCCCGAAACAAAAAAAATTGAACACACCGATACGTATTTCGGTACAAAAGTAAACGATCCATACCGCTGGCTTGAAGACGACCGATCGGTAGAAACCGGCGCCTGGGTAAAAGCGCAAAACAACCTTGCATACGATTATTTAAAGCGAATTCCATATCGCGATGCCGTAAAGGCCCGCATGGAAAAATTGTGGAATTACGAAAAAATTTCCGCTCCTTTCAAAGAAGGCAAGTACACCTATTATTATAAAAACAACGGCTTGCAAAATCAGTCGGTTTTATACAGAAAAGACACTAAGGGTAAAGAAGAAATCTTTTTAGACCCGAATACTTTTTCCAAAGACGGAACGACCTCATTAGGAGGACTGGATTTCTCCAAAGACGGTTCGAAAGTGGCTTATGCGATTTCTGAAGGTGGAAGCGACTGGCGTAAAGTAATCATCATGGATGCTATTTCCCGAAAAGTTTTGGAAGATACGATTGTTGATGTAAAATTCAGCGGTGTTTCGTGGAAAGGCAACGAAGGCTTCTATTACTCGAGTTATGACAAACCAAAAGGAAGCGAACTTTCGGCAAAAACCGATCAGCATAAATTGTATTACCACAAATTGGGAACCGCTCAAAAAGAAGATAAAGTCATTTTCGGCTTGGACCAAAAAAGAAGATATGTTGGTGGAAGTGTAACGGAAGACGACCGATATTTGGTGATTACAGCAGCGAATTCAACCTACGGAAACGAATTGTACATTAAAGACCTGACTAAAGAAAACAGTCAGATCATTACCATACTTGACAATTTCAACACGTCTAGCTACATTATTGAAAACGAAGGAAGCAAATTGTTCATCGCGACCGATTACAAAGCGCCGAACAAAAAAATCGTTACTGCTGATATCAGCAATCCAAAACCTGAAAACTGGAAAGATTTCATTGCAGAAACCGAAAACGTATTGACACCTTCAACAGGCAGTGGTTATTTCTTTGCCAATTATATGAAAGATGCCGTTTCTATGGTAAAACAATACGATTACAACGGAAAACTGGTTCGCGAGATTACCTTACCGGGTCTTGGGACAGCAGGCGGTTTTGGTGGCAAAAAAGAAGAGAAAACGTTGTATTATTCGTTTACCAATTACATTACACCGGGAACCATCTACTCATTTGAACCAAAAGCAGGTAATTCTTCTGTATATGAAAAACCGAAAGTGGATTTCAAAGGAGAGAATTACGTTTCCAAACAGATTTTTTATACTTCCAAAGACGGAACGAAAATCCCGATGATTATTACCTACAAAAAAGACTTGAAACTGGACGGTAAAAATCCGACCATGTTGTATGGTTACGGAGGATTTAACGTAAGTCTGACTCCATCTTTCAGCATTGCTAATGTTGTTTGGATGGAAAACGGCGGAATTTTAGCGGTTCCAAACTTACGAGGCGGTGGTGAATATGGTAAAAAATGGCACGATGCCGGCACGAAAATGCAGAAACAAAATGTATTTGACGATTTTATTGCAGCGGCAGAGTACCTAATTAAAGAGAAATACACTTCTTCTGACCATTTAGCAATAAAAGGAGGTTCTAATGGCGGATTGCTTGTTGGTGCAACAATGACGCAACGCCCTGACTTGATGAAAGTGGCTTTACCGATTGTAGGCGTTTTGGACATGCTTCGTTACCACACCTTTACCGCAGGAGCAGGTTGGGCTTACGATTACGGAACTTCGGAAGAATCAAAAGAAATGTTTGAGTACATCAAAGCGTATTCTCCAGTTCACAATGTTAAGAAAGGAACGCAATATCCGGCGACTATGGTTATGACCGGTGATCATGATGACCGCGTGGTTCCGGCGCACAGTTTTAAATTTGCAGCCGAATTGCAGGACAAACAGACCGGAAACAATCCTACATTAATCCGTATCGATATTAATGCTGGTCACGGTGCCGGAAAATCGGTAGCCGCTACGATTCAGGAAAACGTGGACATGCAGGTATTTACATTATACAATATGGGAATTATGACATTGCCAAACGGCAAAATGTAA
- a CDS encoding HopJ type III effector protein — protein MNVAELLEKVSNHAVLPFSEVIEIIDGHYDFSPSGFKNGEMFNEEGVNNGSCKVYSFAKMHELKENETLYLFGEHYQKVLETPEETDHQNIRNFMKFGWGGIVFEKTALTAK, from the coding sequence ATGAATGTAGCTGAATTATTGGAAAAGGTTTCGAATCATGCCGTTTTGCCTTTTTCAGAGGTTATCGAAATCATTGACGGACATTATGACTTTAGTCCTTCGGGTTTTAAAAATGGAGAAATGTTTAATGAAGAAGGAGTTAATAACGGCTCATGCAAAGTGTATTCCTTTGCAAAAATGCATGAACTGAAAGAAAACGAAACGTTGTATCTATTCGGAGAGCATTATCAAAAAGTTTTAGAAACTCCAGAAGAAACAGATCATCAGAATATCAGAAATTTTATGAAATTCGGATGGGGTGGAATCGTTTTCGAAAAAACGGCCCTGACTGCGAAGTAA
- a CDS encoding OsmC family protein, translated as MDTHKVITSWKGKMKFESDNPSGDIIAIDAGPDSGGDGCGLRPKAMMLSALAGCTGLDVASLIEKMKLEVEDFRIDTEGDLTEEHPKTYHTVRVNYHFYGKNLDEKKLERAVNLSVEKYCGVMVMFRQFAKVDINIEYHNS; from the coding sequence ATGGATACGCATAAAGTGATAACTTCCTGGAAAGGAAAAATGAAATTTGAATCAGACAACCCAAGCGGCGATATTATTGCCATTGATGCCGGACCGGACAGTGGAGGTGATGGATGTGGACTTCGACCAAAAGCTATGATGTTATCGGCTTTGGCGGGCTGTACCGGATTGGATGTAGCTTCACTTATAGAAAAGATGAAACTGGAAGTGGAAGATTTCCGAATTGATACAGAAGGCGATCTAACGGAAGAACATCCGAAAACCTACCATACCGTTCGCGTGAATTATCATTTTTACGGAAAAAATCTTGATGAAAAGAAACTGGAAAGAGCTGTAAATCTATCCGTAGAAAAATATTGCGGTGTGATGGTGATGTTCCGCCAGTTTGCTAAAGTTGACATAAATATAGAATATCACAATAGTTAA